A genomic region of Tigriopus californicus strain San Diego chromosome 1, Tcal_SD_v2.1, whole genome shotgun sequence contains the following coding sequences:
- the LOC131886696 gene encoding U5 small nuclear ribonucleoprotein 200 kDa helicase-like, with protein sequence MADAAARSLQYEYKANSNLVLQADTRLIEKRGRDESTGEVLSLTGKLLGTKMGDRAVRTQPTELKAKEREKAAKRAGKSRKAAAQSSGAYHSGMGLRAGQSVLALEGGGAGRGGGSGGHNWGGGLDSSLYQPKTAETRQTYEILLSFIQEALGDQPRDILTGAVDEVLVTLKTPNLKDKEKKVETEALLGVGLSEAKFALLTNLGKKITDFGLDERADAEAGVGPKSGADDIDETYGINVQFQDSDDEASDDDEEEDDAMDEADEAGRRLEGDDRDDPSGELVGDGAEEGRASESGGLRLNKEEREALNLERRSGNAARKGGLLHPSDIDAHWLQRELAKYFPDANVSQQKSKEVLEVLDAAMDKRECENKLVLLLGYDCFEFIKVLVTNKNMIVYSIRLKLCQNDEEREKLMADMRQSKTLSKMLDMLEGMPTDSQMAKDKRASDRKADGSNANGKDVEILNEPVLQTLNLEELAFAKGSHFRANKRCQLPEGSFRKQEKGYEEVHVPALKPKPLGENESNVTIEKLPAYARPAFEGYKSLNRIQSKLSDTCLNSDENVLLCAPTGAGKTNVALLTMLREIGKHVDPNGAIRGDEFKIIYIAPMKSLVQEMVGSFSKRLAVFNIKVGELTGDSQMSKEQIQETQIIVCTPEKWDIITRKGIERTYTQLVRLIIFDEIHLLHDDRGPVLESIVARTIRHMEMSQEEVRLVGLSATLPNYQDVATFLRVNKKTGLFYFDNSYRPVSLEQQFIGVTEKKAMKRHQLMNEIVFKKVMTRAGKSQILVFVHSRKETAKTAKTLKDMCLERDTLGAFLKEGGVSMEVLRSESEQVKNTDLRDLLPYGFAIHHAGMNRVDRSLVEDLFADGHIQVLVSTSTLAWGVNLPAHTVIIKGTQIYSPDKGRWVELGALDVLQMLGRAGRPQFDTKGEGILVTNHSELQFYLSLQNQQLPVESQMVSKLPDMLNAELILGTIQNMEDAVTWLGYTYLFVRMMRNPTLYGIPFEAVENDKKLEKFRASLIHTAALLLEKSNLLKYERKTGAMQPTELGRIASHYYCSYETMLTFNQLLKPNLSEIELFRIFSLSGEFKNIGVRDEEKLELHKLMERVPIPVKESVEEPSAKINILLQAYISHLQFEGFALMSDMVFVTQSASRLIRAIFEIVMVHGWAQLADKTLSLCKMIDRRLWQSMSPLRQFKKIPMDIIKKIEKKNFTFERFYDLGPNEIGELIRMPKLGKAIHKFIHQFPKLDLISHIQPITRSTLSIELTITPDFQWDDKAHGHSQGFWVFVEDVDSEIVLHHEFFLLKKAFAQDEHTLKMFVPIFEPLPPQYFIRVVSDRWIGSETVLPVSFRHLVLPEKNLPPTELLDLQPLPITALRNEDFEKLYSHKVVQFNPIQTQTFNILYNSDDNVLIGAPPGSGKTLCIEFAMLRLFGGDRTDVRCVYMAPLQSVAEIAFAEWHTKFAPLGVRTVLLTGETSTDLKLIAKGNIIVCTPEKWDVLSRRWKQRKNVQNVQLFVADEIHLVGGTLGPIMEVVCSRMRYISSQLEQPIRILGVGSSMANAKDLSNWLGCGTNATFNFHPNVRPTPLELYIQGLNINHNASRLLAMARPVFNAITKHSRRKPVVVFVPSRKQTRLTAIDLLTFAAAENTPECFLHADFEDIRSFVEKVTDKTLKETLCQGVGYLHEGLSKSDKNLVESLFDSGAVQVLVVSRSLCWAVNLQCYLVVIMDSQYYNGKHHAYHDYPLTDVLQMIGLANRPGQDSDAKCVLLCQASKKDMFKKFLYEPLPIESHLDHCLHDHFNAEIVTKTIENKQDAVDYLTWTLLYRRLTQNPNYYGMQGISYRHLSDHLSEIVESTLSELEHSKCIAIEDEMDTSPLNLGMIAAYYYINYTTIELFSMSLNSKTKIRGLIEIVASSAEFEEIPLRHGEEALLRTLSTKLPNKVTSGKFNDPHVKAQILIQAHLSRIQLSAELQQDAEMIVGKAIRLIQACVDVLSSNGWLAPAIAAMELSQMVTQAMWNKESYLKQIPHLTQEIIERCVANNIDSVFDIVELEDIDRDKLLPLSQDEMADVARFCNRYPNIEMAYSIVDKEELTTGDVVNVEVKLEREDEVTGPIIAPFFPTKREEGWWVVIGDPKSNTLLSIKRLTLQQKAKFKLDFVAPRAGKYNYTLFFMSDSYLGCDQEYKLSVDIKEADHSRRREKSDSE encoded by the coding sequence ATGGCCGATGCGGCCGCTCGCTCGCTCCAATATGAGTACAAGGCCAATTCGAATTTAGTGCTTCAAGCCGACACACGGCTCATCGAGAAGCGCGGCCGTGATGAGTCCACGGGCGAGGTTCTTTCGCTCACGGGCAAGCTCCTGGGCACCAAAATGGGCGACCGGGCCGTCCGGACTCAACCCACTGAGCTCAAGGCCAAGGAGCGGGAAAAGGCCGCCAAACGAGCCGGCAAATCACGGAAAGCCGCCGCCCAATCCAGCGGAGCTTATCATTCCGGCATGGGACTGAGGGCGGGACAAAGCGTCTTGGCGCTAGAGGGGGGTGGGGCCGGGCGAGGGGGTGGCAGTGGCGGCCATAATTGGGGCGGGGGGTTAGATTCGTCCTTGTATCAACCCAAAACGGCGGAGACCCGCCAGACGTACGAGATTTTGCTGAGTTTCATCCAAGAAGCTTTGGGCGATCAACCCCGAGATATTTTAACGGGCGCCGTGGATGAAGTGTTGGTCACGCTCAAGACTCCCAATCTCAAggacaaggaaaagaaggTCGAAACCGAGGCCCTGCTGGGTGTGGGGTTGAGCGAGGCTAAGTTTGCTCTGCTCACCAATCTGGGCAAGAAAATCACGGATTTTGGCTTGGATGAACGGGCCGATGCGGAAGCAGGAGTGGGGCCCAAGTCCGGGGCGGATGATATCGATGAAACTTACGGCATCAACGTCCAGTTCCAGGATTCGGATGATGAAGCCTCGgacgatgacgaagaagaagatgacgcCATGGACGAGGCTGACGAGGCCGGACGCCGCCTGGAGGGTGATGACCGAGACGACCCCTCAGGTGAATTGGTTGGGGATGGGGCGGAAGAGGGACGGGCCTCTGAGAGTGGTGGACTGCGCCTCAATAAAGAAGAACGTGAAGCCTTGAATCTGGAACGTCGGAGCGGAAATGCTGCCCGTAAGGGCGGACTTTTGCATCCATCTGACATTGACGCCCATTGGTTGCAACGTGAGTTGGCCAAATACTTTCCGGATGCCAATGTGTCGCAACAGAAATCCAAGGAAGTGCTCGAGGTGTTGGATGCTGCCATGGACAAGCGTGAATGTGAGAACAAGCTAGTGTTGCTTTTGGGGTACGATTGCTTCGAATTCATCAAAGTCTTGGTGACCAATAAGAATATGATTGTGTATTCCATCCGATTGAAGTTGTGCCAGAACGATGAAGAAAGGGAGAAGCTCATGGCCGACATGCGACAAAGCAAGACCTTGTCCAAGATGCTCGATATGTTGGAAGGTATGCCAACCGATTCTCAAATGGCCAAAGACAAACGAGCCTCCGATCGGAAAGCCGATGGTTCCAACGCCAACGGGAAAGATGTCGAAATTTTAAATGAGCCTGTTCTCCAGACTTTGAACCTAGAGGAGCTGGCTTTCGCCAAAGGATCGCATTTCCGCGCAAATAAACGATGCCAATTACCCGAAGGTTCGTTTCGCAAGCAGGAAAAAGGCTATGAAGAGGTCCACGTTCCGGCCTTAAAACCGAAGCCTTTGGGGGAGAATGAGTCCAATGTGACCATTGAGAAGCTACCAGCCTATGCTCGACCGGCTTTTGAAGGCTACAAGTCTCTCAATCGCATTCAAAGTAAATTGAGCGACACGTGCTTGAACAGTGACGAGAATGTACTTCTTTGTGCTCCCACGGGAGCAGGTAAAACCAACGTGGCCCTACTGACCATGCTGCGAGAAATTGGTAAACACGTAGATCCTAATGGCGCTATCCGGGGTGATGAATTCAAGATCATCTACATTGCCCCCATGAAGTCTTTGGTGCAAGAGATGGTGGGCAGCTTTTCGAAACGTTTAGCCGTGTTCAATATCAAAGTGGGGGAACTCACTGGCGACAGTCAGATGTCCAAGGAGCAGATTCAAGAGACTCAAATCATTGTTTGCACCCCTGAGAAATGGGACATCATCACCCGTAAGGGCATCGAACGAACCTACACGCAATTAGTGCGACTCATCATCTTTGACGAAATTCACTTGCTCCATGATGACCGTGGTCCTGTTTTAGAAAGTATCGTGGCTCGAACCATTCGACATATGGAGATGAGTCAGGAAGAAGTCCGACTTGTTGGACTCTCGGCCACTTTGCCCAACTATCAAGATGTCGCCACATTCCTCCGCGTGAATAAGAAGACGGGTCTGTTCTATTTTGACAACAGTTATCGGCCGGTTTCTTTGGAGCAGCAATTCATCGGCGTCACGGAGAAGAAGGCTATGAAACGACATCAGCTCATGAACgaaattgttttcaagaaGGTCATGACTCGTGCGGGGAAGAGCCAGATCCTCGTCTTCGTTCACAGTCGCAAAGAAACGGCTAAGACGGCCAAAACTCTGAAGGACATGTGCCTCGAGCGAGACACTTTGGGggcttttttgaaagaaggtGGAGTATCCATGGAGGTTCTACGATCCGAATCCGAGCAAGTCAAGAATACCGACTTGCGTGATCTTTTGCCCTATGGCTTCGCAATTCATCACGCCGGAATGAATCGAGTGGACCGAAGTCTTGTCGAAGATCTCTTTGCTGATGGGCACATCCAAGTCTTGGTCTCCACCTCCACTCTCGCTTGGGGTGTGAATTTGCCGGCTCACACGGTGATCATCAAAGGCACTCAGATCTATAGCCCAGATAAGGGCCGATGGGTCGAGTTAGGAGCCCTGGATGTACTTCAAATGCTGGGACGAGCGGGTCGACCTCAATTTGACACCAAGGGCGAGGGAATCCTCGTGACTAACCATTCCGAGCTACAGTTCTACTTGTCACTGCAGAATCAACAACTACCCGTCGAGTCTCAGATGGTGTCCAAACTGCCGGACATGCTCAACGCTGAGCTCATCTTGGGCACCATTCAGAATATGGAAGACGCTGTCACTTGGTTGGGCTATACGTATCTGTTCGTGCGAATGATGCGCAACCCTACCCTGTATGGGATCCCTTTCGAAGCCGtggaaaatgacaagaaattggaaaaattccGTGCCAGTTTGATTCACACCGCAGCTCTTCTCCTCGAAAAAAGCAACTTACTCAAATATGAGCGGAAAACTGGTGCCATGCAACCCACCGAACTTGGCCGCATTGCCAGTCATTACTATTGCAGTTATGAGACCATGCTCACATTCAATCAGCTGCTGAAGCCCAATTTGAGCGAGATCGAACTCTTCCGGATTTTCTCGCTCTCTGGCGAATTCAAGAACATTGGCGTGCGGGATGAGGAGAAACTGGAGCTCCATAAACTTATGGAACGAGTACCCATTCCAGTGAAAGAGAGCGTAGAGGAGCCTTCAGCCAAAATCAATATTCTTCTTCAAGCTTATATATCGCATTTGCAATTTGAGGGATTTGCCCTGATGAGTGACATGGTGTTCGTGACTCAATCAGCCAGTCGATTGATTCGAGCCATTTTTGAGATTGTCATGGTCCATGGTTGGGCACAGCTGGCTGACAAGACGTTGTCTTTGTGCAAGATGATTGATCGCCGCTTGTGGCAATCCATGTCGCCTTTGAGACAATTTAAGAAGATCCCCATGGATATCATCAAAAAGATCGAGAAGAAAAACTTCACTTTCGAGCGATTTTATGACCTTGGTCCCAACGAAATCGGGGAGCTTATTCGAATGCCAAAGCTAGGCAAAGCGATTCATAAGTTCATCCACCAGTTCCCCAAGTTGGACCTGATCAGTCACATTCAGCCAATCACCCGCTCTACATTGAGCATTGAGTTGACCATAACTCCAGATTTCCAATGGGATGACAAAGCTCATGGTCACAGCCAAGGATTCTGGGTGTTTGTGGAGGATGTGGACTCCGAAATCGTGCTCCATCACGAGTTCTTTCTTCTGAAGAAAGCCTTTGCCCAAGATGAACATACTCTCAAGATGTTCGTGCCCATTTTTGAGCCCTTACCCCCTCAGTACTTTATTCGTGTGGTTTCGGATCGTTGGATCGGATCCGAAACTGTCCTGCCCGTCTCGTTCCGACACTTGGTGTTGCCAGAGAAGAATTTGCCCCCCACAGAATTATTGGACTTGCAGCCGTTGCCCATCACAGCGTTGCGTAATGAAGACTTCGAGAAGCTGTATTCCCATAAAGTGGTCCAATTCAATCCCATTCAAACGCAGACCTTCAACATTCTGTACAACTCGGACGACAATGTTCTCATTGGAGCGCCCCCGGGTTCGGGCAAGACCCTATGCATTGAGTTTGCCATGTTGCGACTCTTTGGCGGGGATCGAACCGACGTTCGTTGTGTTTACATGGCTCCTTTGCAATCGGTCGCCGAAATCGCTTTTGCCGAGTGGCACACCAAGTTTGCTCCTTTGGGCGTGCGAACAGTTCTTTTGACCGGAGAGACGTCCACCGACTTGAAACTCATCGCCAAGGGGAATATTATTGTGTGCACGCCCGAGAAATGGGATGTGCTCTCCCGTCGATGGAAACAAAGGAAGAACGTTCAAAACGTGCAATTGTTCGTGGCCGATGAGATTCATCTTGTGGGTGGAACCTTGGGGCCCATCATGGAAGTGGTGTGCTCTCGGATGAGATACATTTCGTCCCAATTGGAGCAGCCCATCCGCATTCTAGGCGTAGGCTCGTCGATGGCCAATGCCAAGGACTTGTCCAACTGGCTGGGGTGTGGTACCAATGCCACGTTTAACTTTCATCCCAATGTGCGCCCCACACCTTTGGAATTGTACATCCAAGGATTGAACATCAATCACAACGCGTCGCGTCTCTTAGCCATGGCTCGTCCCGTGTTCAATGCCATCACGAAGCATAGTCGGCGCAAACCCGTGGTGGTCTTTGTGCCCTCTCGGAAACAAACCCGATTGACGGCCATAGATTTACTAACGTTTGCTGCGGCTGAGAACACCCCGGAATGTTTCCTTCACGCTGATTTCGAAGATATTCGATCGTTCGTGGAGAAGGTAACCGACAAGACATTGAAAGAGACCTTGTGCCAAGGCGTTGGATATCTTCACGAGGGCTTGTCCAAGTCGGATAAGAATTTGGTCGAGTCGTTGTTTGATTCAGGTGCCGTTCAAGTGCTGGTTGTGTCTCGATCTCTCTGCTGGGCTGTCAATCTCCAATGCTATTTGGTGGTCATCATGGACAGCCAGTACTACAATGGAAAGCACCATGCTTACCACGATTACCCACTGACTGACGTTCTCCAAATGATCGGCTTGGCTAATCGCCCCGGCCAAGATTCGGATGCCAAGTGTGTGCTTCTTTGCCAAGCCTCGAAGAAGGATATGTTCAAGAAGTTCTTGTACGAACCCTTGCCCATCGAGAGCCACTTGGACCATTGCCTGCATGACCATTTCAACGCCGAGATCGTTACTAAAACCATCGAGAACAAGCAAGATGCCGTCGACTATCTCACATGGACCTTGCTTTATCGCCGTCTGACTCAAAATCCCAATTACTACGGTATGCAGGGCATCTCTTATCGCCATCTCTCGGACCATCTCTCTGAAATTGTGGAGAGTACTCTCTCCGAGCTGGAACATTCAAAGTGCATTGCCATTGAAGATGAGATGGATACATCGCCCTTGAATTTGGGCATGATTGCCGCCTATTACTACATCAACTATACCACCATCGAGTTATTCAGTATGTCTTTGAACAGTAAGACCAAGATCCGTGGGCTCATCGAAATCGTGGCGAGTTCAGCGGAATTCGAAGAAATTCCATTGCGTCATGGTGAGGAGGCCCTATTACGCACCCTTTCCACTAAATTGCCCAACAAGGTCACTAGTGGCAAATTCAACGACCCTCACGTGAAGGCCCAGATCCTCATCCAGGCCCATTTGTCTCGAATTCAGCTCTCGGCCGAGTTGCAACAAGATGCAGAAATGATTGTGGGCAAAGCCATTCGACTCATTCAGGCTTGCGTGGACGTGCTCTCGTCAAATGGATGGTTGGCGCCAGCCATTGCCGCCATGGAACTCTCTCAAATGGTGACCCAGGCCATGTGGAACAAAGAGAGCTACCTCAAACAAATTCCCCACCTCACGCAAGAGATCATTGAGCGATGCGTGGCTAATAATATTGACTCGGTCTTTGACATTGTAGAACTCGAGGACATTGATCGAGACAAGCTTTTGCCCTTGAGCCAAGATGAAATGGCGGATGTGGCCCGATTTTGCAACCGCTATCCAAACATTGAGATGGCTTATTCCATCGTGGACAAGGAAGAATTGACGACTGGAGATGTGGTTAACGTGGAGGTCAAACTCGAGCGTGAAGATGAAGTGACTGGACCTATCATTGCTCCGTTCTTTCCCACTAAAAGAGAAGAGGGTTGGTGGGTTGTGATTGGGGATCCCAAATCCAATACCTTGCTTTCCATCAAGCGCCTGACCTTGCAACAGAAAGCcaaattcaagttggatttcGTGGCACCTCGAGCTGGAAAGTATAATTATACCTTATTCTTTATGTCGGACTCGTACTTGGGTTGCGATCAAGAGTATAAACTGAGTGTGGATATCAAAGAAGCCGATCACTCGCGGCGACGTGAAAAGTCTGACAGTGAATGA
- the LOC131886732 gene encoding uncharacterized protein LOC131886732 gives MGKQPLTITVAVVLFSWVKIESDLKDKSHSPHSSESSLGGSMLGSTHLSLVVLVQGSLILLLLFQCQDQVQAQGVGEDGGEYYGTQLPRSFGSAHKFEPLPGIAVCGHCRWEVKLDTVYNRIPQNISEILCRDPSETCGGNTNYACQSISAKMLVAYVDPSVDDFLTYQNKTVSVACACVNKGQIFFSNFARPPSEKKRGIM, from the coding sequence ATGGGTAAACAGCCTCTGACAATCACCGTTGCCGTCGTTCTTTTCTCGTGGGTTAAAATTGAGTCGGATCTGAAAGATAAAAGCCACTCTCCACACTCAAGTGAGAGCAGTCTTGGAGGAAGTATGCTCGGATCCACACACCTGAGTTTGGTTGTCTTGGTCCAGGGGAGTTTGATCCTTCTGCTCTTGTTCCAATGCCAGGACCAAGTCCAAGCTCAGGGCGTGGGCGAAGATGGTGGTGAGTACTACGGTACACAGCTGCCTAGGTCCTTTGGGAGTGCCCACAAGTTCGAGCCTTTACCGGGTATAGCCGTGTGCGGGCATTGCCGATGGGAGGTCAAGCTAGACACAGTCTACAATCGAATTCCGCAAAACATATCGGAGATCTTGTGCCGCGATCCTTCAGAAACTTGTGGCGGCAACACAAACTATGCTTGTCAGTCTATTTCGGCCAAGATGTTGGTGGCCTATGTGGATCCCTCCGTGGatgattttttgacatatcaaaataaaaccgTATCCGTTGCTTGCGCCTGTGTGAATAAAGGCCAGATATTCTTCTCCAATTTCGCGAGACCCCCATCTGAAAAGAAACGAGGCATCATGTGA